Proteins from one Euzebyales bacterium genomic window:
- a CDS encoding amidase family protein, which produces MSVPTGTDLWRLSASELVEAIRARQASSHEVIEAHLHRIDEVNPAVNAVTVVLGEQALDAAKAADREIVANHRLPPLHGVPFTIKPARSTARATSSRRSSRREDLCLDAAEVEDRIGIITPIDPHKSERNVAAAWRRKEVPP; this is translated from the coding sequence ATGAGCGTCCCGACCGGCACCGACCTGTGGCGCCTGAGCGCCAGCGAACTGGTCGAGGCCATCAGAGCGCGGCAGGCGTCGAGCCACGAGGTCATCGAGGCACACCTGCACCGCATCGACGAGGTCAACCCCGCGGTCAACGCCGTCACCGTCGTCCTCGGCGAGCAGGCCCTCGACGCGGCGAAAGCGGCCGACCGCGAGATCGTCGCGAACCACCGGCTGCCGCCGCTGCACGGCGTCCCCTTCACGATCAAGCCAGCGCGCTCGACAGCACGGGCTACGTCGTCGAGGAGGTCGAGCCGCCGCGAGGACCTGTGCCTCGACGCCGCGGAGGTGGAGGACCGCATCGGGATCATCACGCCGATCGACCCACACAAAAGTGAGCGGAATGTTGCCGCTGCCTGGCGGCGCAAGGAGGTGCCGCCATGA
- a CDS encoding pyridoxamine 5'-phosphate oxidase family protein, with amino-acid sequence MTRARREKEAVGSRLTSQAVWAEIAKASFAVLSYATPSGDPRSSGVVYKMLGRRMYIATDPDSWKARHIAVSGRVAVTAPVRRGGVLSLVVPIPPATISFHATAVVHPAGSPQVRPLLTKLRSLLPEERQSSAAIIEVAPEGTFVTYGIGVSLTQLRDAQAARARVPVDARGGMS; translated from the coding sequence ATGACAAGAGCAAGGAGAGAGAAGGAAGCGGTCGGGTCTCGTTTGACTAGTCAGGCGGTCTGGGCCGAGATCGCGAAAGCGTCGTTCGCTGTGTTGAGCTACGCGACGCCGTCGGGGGACCCGCGCTCCAGCGGTGTCGTCTACAAGATGCTCGGGCGGCGGATGTACATCGCGACCGATCCGGACAGCTGGAAGGCACGGCACATCGCCGTCAGCGGCCGCGTCGCGGTGACCGCGCCGGTGCGCCGCGGCGGGGTCCTGTCGCTCGTCGTGCCCATTCCGCCGGCAACCATCAGCTTCCACGCGACGGCCGTCGTGCACCCGGCGGGATCGCCGCAGGTCCGCCCGCTGCTCACCAAGCTGAGGTCGCTGCTGCCAGAAGAGCGGCAGTCGTCCGCGGCGATCATCGAGGTGGCCCCGGAGGGCACGTTCGTCACCTACGGCATCGGCGTGTCACTCACGCAGTTGCGGGACGCGCAAGCTGCCCGGGCGCGCGTCCCGGTTGACGCACGAGGAGGCATGTCATGA
- a CDS encoding serine hydrolase domain-containing protein, translating to MAAVDELPLRQTVVEVLNRWPSAGVAVGVVRDGTLDWFLGHGVADIRSKAPVTGDTVFRIGSVTKTMTAVAVLQLCEQGLIDLDAPADEYLRTFRLTPAKGVSPPTVRHLLTHTAGIGYWRRLSDLLRPGVGSGVSAARPVSSLADYYHKGLPVEVEPGTKWMYSDHGIATLGQIVEDVTGQPIDRYLRDRVFAPLGMEHTDLVRSESVRARLATGYALSRNGLKPARFREVPLVAAGGVYSTTSDLAHYVAALLSGGSAAHGRILKPETLTSMFEPHYQPDPRVPGMGLGFLLGDEDGHRSVGHDGVVAGFLSVISLAPDDGIGVVVLTNTGRLDSRGAAQPLASALLRRLLGLPDDPLRADLPQHPEVWGEICGWYGPDPGPVTNLFTRAVFGAGIEVRVRRGHLMLQPMTPLPPMRSGFLLHPDDPEDPYVFRVDFAAAGLGTLRVAFSGGPEGERPMRLLVNGMSFEKRPDARNPRLWARGLSAGGAAAVAIHRGIRRARTP from the coding sequence ATGGCCGCCGTGGATGAGCTGCCGCTTCGGCAGACGGTGGTCGAGGTCCTCAATCGCTGGCCGTCGGCAGGTGTGGCCGTCGGCGTTGTCCGTGACGGGACGCTCGACTGGTTCCTGGGCCACGGTGTCGCCGACATCCGCTCGAAGGCGCCGGTCACGGGAGACACCGTGTTCCGCATCGGATCGGTCACGAAGACCATGACCGCGGTCGCCGTGCTGCAGCTGTGCGAGCAGGGGCTGATCGATCTCGACGCGCCCGCGGATGAGTACCTGCGCACCTTTCGGCTGACGCCGGCCAAAGGGGTCAGCCCGCCCACCGTGCGGCACCTGCTGACCCACACGGCCGGGATCGGCTACTGGCGGCGGCTGTCGGACCTGCTGCGGCCGGGCGTCGGCTCCGGGGTCAGCGCGGCGCGACCGGTGTCGTCGCTCGCCGACTACTACCACAAGGGCCTGCCCGTGGAGGTCGAACCGGGCACCAAGTGGATGTACAGCGACCACGGGATCGCCACGCTCGGTCAGATCGTCGAGGACGTGACCGGACAGCCGATCGACCGGTACCTGCGTGACCGAGTCTTCGCGCCGTTGGGCATGGAGCACACCGACCTCGTCCGGTCCGAATCGGTGCGCGCCCGCCTCGCGACGGGATACGCACTGTCCCGGAACGGCCTGAAGCCGGCCAGGTTCCGGGAGGTGCCGCTGGTCGCTGCCGGCGGTGTCTACTCCACGACGTCCGACCTCGCGCATTACGTCGCTGCGCTCCTCTCCGGCGGGTCGGCTGCACACGGGCGGATCCTGAAGCCCGAGACTCTGACCTCCATGTTCGAGCCGCACTACCAGCCCGATCCGCGGGTGCCGGGCATGGGGCTGGGCTTCCTCCTCGGCGACGAGGACGGGCATCGCAGCGTCGGTCACGACGGGGTGGTGGCCGGCTTCCTGTCGGTGATATCACTCGCGCCCGACGACGGCATCGGCGTCGTCGTGCTCACCAACACCGGCCGTCTTGACAGCCGGGGCGCGGCGCAACCCCTGGCGAGCGCGCTGCTCCGCCGGCTGCTCGGCCTTCCGGACGACCCGCTCCGCGCGGATCTGCCGCAGCACCCCGAGGTGTGGGGCGAGATCTGCGGCTGGTACGGGCCGGATCCCGGACCTGTCACGAACCTGTTCACCAGAGCGGTGTTCGGCGCCGGCATCGAGGTCAGGGTGCGCCGCGGCCACCTGATGCTGCAGCCCATGACACCGCTGCCGCCGATGCGCAGCGGCTTCCTGCTGCACCCTGACGACCCCGAGGACCCGTACGTCTTCCGCGTCGACTTCGCCGCGGCAGGCCTGGGCACGCTGCGCGTCGCGTTCAGCGGCGGACCCGAAGGCGAACGGCCGATGCGTCTGCTGGTCAACGGGATGTCGTTCGAGAAACGGCCGGACGCCCGGAACCCGCGACTGTGGGCGCGTGGGCTCTCTGCCGGCGGCGCGGCAGCGGTCGCCATCCACCGCGGGATCCGCCGCGCACGAACGCCGTAG
- a CDS encoding MFS transporter, producing the protein MLVTAAAAVSVAAGAWFITVERRAADPLVPLAFFRRRQFVGANVIWLLGAMTCWGAVFFLAVTLQTTLGVRPLAAGLLLTPIYIIMMAGSPVSGAAASRTGGRPVIVAGLVTYTAGLWLLSTIHASTTIPWGVLAPTAVFAIGMATFTAPLAAATMSALDDEHQGIASGVNNAMAQLASLLAIIVLPAMAGLAGASSLEGAVLAEAYPRALGQPPLSRSWESQSHCSPCSRGDPPPKSGGPHAPARDAR; encoded by the coding sequence ATGCTGGTCACAGCCGCTGCGGCCGTCAGCGTCGCCGCCGGAGCCTGGTTCATCACGGTCGAGCGGCGCGCTGCAGACCCGCTGGTGCCGCTCGCGTTCTTCCGGCGCCGCCAGTTCGTCGGCGCCAATGTCATCTGGTTGCTCGGCGCCATGACCTGCTGGGGCGCGGTGTTCTTCCTGGCCGTGACCCTTCAAACGACCTTGGGCGTGCGCCCACTCGCCGCCGGGCTCCTGCTCACCCCCATCTACATCATCATGATGGCCGGCTCACCCGTGTCCGGGGCGGCCGCCAGCCGCACTGGCGGGCGCCCGGTCATCGTCGCCGGCCTCGTGACCTACACAGCCGGTCTGTGGCTGCTGAGCACCATCCACGCCAGCACGACGATCCCCTGGGGCGTGCTTGCCCCAACCGCGGTCTTCGCGATCGGGATGGCGACCTTCACCGCCCCGCTGGCCGCCGCGACGATGAGCGCACTGGACGATGAGCACCAAGGGATCGCGTCCGGAGTGAACAACGCCATGGCGCAGCTCGCCAGCCTGCTCGCCATCATCGTGCTGCCCGCAATGGCCGGCCTTGCCGGTGCCAGCAGCCTCGAGGGGGCAGTGCTCGCGGAGGCGTACCCGCGAGCCCTCGGACAGCCGCCGCTCTCGCGTTCATGGGAATCCCAGTCGCACTGCTCACCCTGCAGCCGGGGCGATCCACCTCCCAAGTCAGGTGGGCCCCACGCGCCCGCCAGAGATGCTCGTTGA